The following are from one region of the Salvia hispanica cultivar TCC Black 2014 chromosome 1, UniMelb_Shisp_WGS_1.0, whole genome shotgun sequence genome:
- the LOC125205688 gene encoding autophagy-related protein 8C-like, whose protein sequence is MAKSSFKLEHPLEKRQAESGRIREKYPDRIPVIVEKAGRSDVPDIDKKKYLVPADLTVGQFVYVVRKRIKLSAEKAIFIFVNDVLPPTASLLSAIYDEYKDEDGFLYMTYSGENTFGFYKGQ, encoded by the exons ATGGCCAAGAGTTCTTTCAAACTAGAGCACCCTTTGG AGAAAAGACAGGCAGAGTCTGGTCGCATCAGAGAGAAATATCCAGATAGAATTCCA GTCATTGTGGAGAAGGCAGGAAGGAGTGATGTTCCTGACATTGATAAAAAGAA ATATCTGGTTCCTGCTGATCTGACCGTGGGACAGTTTGTTTATGTGGTTCGGAAGAGGATCAAACTGAGTGCTGAGAAAGCTATCTTCATATTTGTCAACGATGTACTGCCTCCGACTG CTTCATTGTTGTCTGCAATCTATGACGAGTACAAGGATGAAGACGGGTTTCTCTACATGACTTATAGCGGCGAGAACACGTTTGGCTTTTACAAAGGCCAGTGA
- the LOC125205679 gene encoding lactoylglutathione lyase GLX1 — protein sequence MAEGATSVVPSTELLEWPKKDKRRFLHAVYRVGDLDRTIKFYTECFGMKLLRKRDIPEEKYANAFLGFGPEESQFVVELTYNYGVDKYDIGTGFGHFAIATQDVYKLVEDIKAKGGTITREPGPVKGGSTVIAFAKDPDGYLFELIQRGPTPEPLCQVMLRVGDLDRSIKFYEKALGMRLLKKTDRPEQKYTIAMLGYADEYETIALELTYNYGVTEYTKGNAYAQIAISTDDVYKSAEVVNVVIQELGGKITRQPGPIPGINTKITSFLDPDGWKTVLVDNEDFLKELEANK from the exons ATGGCGGAAGGAGCAACCTCTGTTGTACCAAGCACTGAGCTATTGGAATGGCCAAAGAAGGACAAGCGTCGATTCCTGCACGCAGTGTATCGAGTAGGAGACCTTGACCGTACCATTAA GTTCTACACTGAATGTTTTGGGATGAAGCTGTTGCGGAAAAGGGATATCCCGGAAGAGAAATATGCCAATGCTTTTCTTGGGTTTGGGCCTGAAGAATCTCAGTTTGTGGTTGAATTGACTTACA ACTATGGAGTCGATAAGTATGACATTGGAACAGGCTTTGGGCATTTTGCCATTGCAACTCAAGAT GTTTACAAATTGGTTGAGGACATAAAGGCCAAGGGTGGAACTATCACTCGAGAGCCAGGCCCTGTTAAAGGTGGATCAACTGTTATTGCTTTTGCCAAGGACCCAGATGGCTACCTTTTTGAACTAATCCAGCGTGGTCCCACTCCTGAACCACTCTGCCAAGTGATGCTTCGTGTTGGCGATCTTGACCGTTCTATCAAATTCTATGAAAAG GCATTAGGAATGAGACTCTTGAAGAAAACTGACAGACCAGAGCAGAAG TACACCATAGCAATGCTGGGATATGCTGATGAATACGAGACAATTGCTTTGGAACTGACATACAACTATGGTGTAACTGAATATACCAAAGGGAATGCATATGCACAG ATTGCAATCAGCACTGATGATGTATACAAGAGTGCCGAGGTAGTGAATGTTGTAATCCAGGAGCTTGGAGGAAAGATAACCCGACAACCTGGACCAATTCCTGGAATCAACACTAAGATCACTTCTTTCCTGGATCCCGATGGCTGGAAAACT GTGTTGGTTGACAACGAAGATTTTCTGAAAGAACTCGAGGCAAATAAGTAG
- the LOC125205672 gene encoding ankyrin repeat domain-containing protein 13C, with protein sequence MSKSSPKSTAAVIRPHEFSDSPIHYAVATADHFALTKLLSTLPKLPDPTLIKTESESLAHEQIADRISAALDGRENRLRETPLHIAVRLNDAVAARALAAAGANISLQNAAGWNPLQEALLRRRPEIVAPLVQHHHRAAWCKWRRRLPRLVAALRRMRDFYMEISFHFESSIVPFVGKIAPSDTYKIWKRDGNLRADTSLAGYDGLKIQRANQSFLFLNDFNCGNGNGIDVPEGSLLILNHDERKIYDAFENAGNPLSDAEVSNFCNQTSVYRPGMDVTKAELIGRTNWRRQEKTESVGEWKARVYEMHNVMFTFRSRKVNAAERRDDPFSPTCVLPLEIDDESDEGFIVAENPRFSDGSRNQRRHSSFVREDREFVTVSRKSVDIIPIDSRRSKPPPHGERLAAAPATKEKEYAKSLRPTVWLTEQFPLKTEELLPLLDILVNKVKAVRRMREILTTTFPSGTFPVKVAIPVVPTVRVVITFTKFVELQPADDFFTPLSSPGQFASDNGSGYFSLSSSWLRGGSARHQTCGGSLPQDPFAIPSGYSLSSFDEKSRKLSKSKSTRKTK encoded by the exons ATGTCCAAGTCCTCCCCCAAATCGACGGCCGCCGTCATCCGCCCCCACGAATTCTCCGACAGCCCCATCCACTATGCCGTCGCCACCGCCGACCATTTCGCCCTCACTAAACTCCTCTCCACCCTCCCCAAACTCCCCGATCCCACTCTGATCAAAACCGAATCCGAATCCCTCGCCCACGAGCAAATCGCCGACCGAATCTCCGCCGCCCTCGACGGCCGCGAAAACCGCCTCCGCGAGACCCCGCTCCACATCGCCGTCCGCCTCAACGACGCCGTCGCCGCCCGCGCGCTCGCCGCCGCCGGTGCCAACATCTCCCTCCAGAACGCCGCCGGATGGAATCCGCTCCAGGAGGcgctcctccgccgccgcccggAGATCGTCGCGCCGCTGGTCCAGCACCACCACCGCGCCGCCTGGTGCAAGTGGCGGCGCCGCCTGCCGCGCCTCGTGGCGGCGCTGCGGCGGATGAGGGACTTCTACATGGAGATCTCGTTTCATTTCGAGAGCTCGATTGTGCCGTTCGTTGGCAAAATCGCTCCCTCTGATACTTACAAAATCTGGAAGCGCGATGGTAATCTACGCGCCGACACTTCCCTCGCCGGCTACGACGGACTCAAAATCCAGCGCGCGAATCAGAGCTTTCTCTTCCTAAACGACTTCAATTGCGGTAACGGTAACGGAATTGACGTTCCGGAGGGATCTCTCCTGATCCTCAACCACGACGAGAGGAAAATCTACGATGCGTTTGAGAATGCGGGGAATCCGTTATCCGACGCCGAGGTTTCCAATTTCTGCAATCAGACGAGCGTTTATCGGCCGGGGATGGACGTGACGAAGGCGGAATTGATCGGCCGTACGAATTGGAGGCGGCAGGAGAAGACGGAGAGCGTCGGGGAATGGAAAGCTAGGGTTTACGAAATGCACAATGTGATGTTCACTTTCCGCTCGCGGAAAGTGAACGCGGCGGAGCGCAGAGACGATCCGTTCTCGCCGACGTGCGTGCTGCCGCTGGAGATCGACGACGAGTCGGACGAAGGCTTCATCGTCGCTGAGAATCCGCGATTCAGCGACGGAAGCAGAAATCAGCGGCGGCACAGCAGCTTCGTCAGGGAGGATCGGGAATTCGTGACGGTGTCGAGGAAGAGCGTGGATATAATCCCGATCGATTCGAGGAGATCGAAGCCGCCGCCGCACGGTGAGAGATTAGCGGCGGCGCCGGCGACGAAGGAGAAGGAGTATGCGAAGAGTCTCCGGCCGACGGTGTGGCTAACGGAGCAGTTTCCGTTGAAGACGGAGGAGTTACTTCCGTTACTTGATATCCTAGTGAATAAAGTGAAGGCCGTTAGACGCATGCGGGAGATTCTGACGACGACGTTTCCCTCCGGTACATTTCCCGTAAAG GTTGCGATTCCTGTGGTTCCTACAGTAAGAGTGGTGATAACATTCACCAAATTTGTGGAGCTGCAGCCGGCTGATGATTTCTTCACTCCGCTCTCAAGCCCGGGGCAGTTTGCTAGCGACAACGGGAGCGGCTACTTCTCGTTGTCGTCGTCGTGGCTGAGGGGTGGATCCGCCCGTCACCAGACGTGCGGGGGTAGCCTCCCGCAAGATCCTTTTGCGATTCCCAGTGGATATAGTTTGAGTAGTTTTGACGAAAAGAGTAGGAAATTGAGCAAGTCCAAGTCGACGAGGAAAACAAAGtga
- the LOC125187941 gene encoding uncharacterized protein LOC125187941: MAEDADMLADISNAEVRDVASDDETPMRSPVVKQPFIPTDQLPHFSPGHIFGSQDFFREVLRQYGVMSKRPVRIKVNDDTRLRAMCDGADEAQENKWITAKWLGKQFTEKIKANPEIPLVAIRQCVDEQFGSRISRMKAYRAKGHVLEGIFGSIDKQYKKLFYYKNELLRTHPDSTVQIHYENHRRTPSSSPRWWPIAWAVCETESYEQWKWFLDHLDEDLQLSENDPRYVFMSDQQKGLSKIIAEKYPQSEHRFCVQHMYNNFKKRFSGKELKKRMWQISESTTMEAAYEHLVGVAPKEKWVKAYFSCHAKCDTQLNNMCETFNAKIAEAREKLILALLEEIRTKQLERIQIRGQWVKHYNYPVPPVIKEILDNAASNSTSWRRNGENEYQVSGPAGQFVVNMLNRTCTCRLWQISGLPCVHATVSILRCKHPLTDYVSPLYLRASMAALYEHVLYPVSCMENWSRSSEVSFELDPPNTKRQRGRPRKLRREQPQVRLYENGVESLQRTAVLSCGRCGQIGHNRRTCQNDPSVPNSQRNQASGYGSQEHDAQRDRPPCPPMERTAGPSRAASSSNHVRKAQRCGRRKTAD, from the exons ATGGCTGAAGATGCTGACATGCTAGCCGACATATCGAATGCTGAGGTGAGAGATGTTGCTTCAGACGATGAAACACCTATGCGTAGTCCTGTGGTGAAACAACCGTTCATACCCACTGATCAGTTGCCACACTTTAGCCCTGGACATATCTTCGGCAGCCAAGACTTCTTTAGAGAGGTCCTTCGACAGTATGGCGTGATGTCGAAGAGGCCCGTTCGTATCAAAGTGAATGATGATACAAGATTGAGAGCTATGTGCGATGGGGCTGATG AGgctcaagaaaataaatggatCACGGCTAAGTGGTTGGGCAAACAGTTCACTGAGAAGATAAAAGCAAATCCGGAAATCCCATTGGTTGCAATCAGACAATGTGTAGACGAGCAGTTTGGTTCCAGAATTAGTCGTATGAAGGCATACAGGGCTAAGGGACACGTACTCGAAGGCATCTTTGGGAGCATCGACAAGCAATACAAGAAGCTCTTCTACTACAAGAATGAGCTGCTTCGAACGCATCCCGACTCAACTGTTCAGATACATTATGAGAACCATAGACGTACACCGAGCTCAAGTCCAAG GTGGTGGCCTATAGCTTGGGCTGTTTGTGAAACTGAAAGCTACGAGCAGTGGAAATGGTTTCTAGACCATTTGGATGAGGACTTGCAGCTATCTGAAAACGACCCTCGATATGTATTCATGTCTGATCAGCAGAAG GGATTGTCGAAGATAATTGCTGAAAAGTATCCGCAGAGTGAGCACAGGTTTTGTGTACAACATATGTACAACAACTTTAAGAAGCGGTTCTCGGGTAAAGAGTTGAAGAAAAGGATGTGGCAAATATCTGAAAGCACGACTATGGAG GCTGCCTATGAGCATTTGGTGGGTGTGGcaccaaaagaaaaatgggtcaAGGCGTACTTCTCTTGTCATGCAAAATGTGATACACAG CTGAACAATATGTGTGAGACGTTTAATGCAAAGATCGCCGAGGCACGTGAAAAACTTATTCTGGCGTTGTTGGAGGAAATTCGAACAAAACAATTGGAGCGTATCCAGATTAGGGGTCAGTGGGTGAAGCACTACAACTATCCCGTACCACCAGTCATAAAAGAGATCCTTGATAATGCGGCATCCAACTCTACTTCATGGAGGAGGAATGGGGAAAATGAGTACCAAGTCTCTGGGCCTGCTGGTCAGTTTGTGGTGAACATGCTCAATAGGACATGCACATGTAGACTTTGGCAAATCAGTGGCCTCCCTTGCGTGCACGCTACAGTATCTATACTCAGGTGTAAGCACCCTCTGACTGATTATGTATCACCACTTTACTTGAGGGCTAGTATGGCGGCACTATATGAGCATGTGTTATACCCTGTCAGTTGTATGGAAAACTGGTCAAGGTCTTCGGAGGTTAGTTTTGAGCTAGACCCTCCCAACACCAAAAGGCAACGTGGCCGCCCAAGGAAACTGAGGAGAGAACAGCCTCAG GTACGTCTTTACGAGAATGGAGTTGAATCGTTGCAGCGAACTGCAGTGCTCTCATGTGGTAGGTGTGGTCAAATTGGACACAATAGGCGGACTTGTCAGAATGACCCTTCAGTACCGAACAGCCAACGCAACCAAGCAAGCGGTTATGGGAGTCAAGAGCATGACGCGCAGAGGGACCGACCGCCTTGCCCACCTATGGAGAGAACGGCTGGGCCGAGCCGTGCTGCTTCGTCATCAAACCATGTTCGGAAAGCTCAGAGATGTGGTCGTCGGAAGACGGCTGATTAA